A genome region from Thermoanaerobaculia bacterium includes the following:
- a CDS encoding UvrD-helicase domain-containing protein produces the protein MPTATPIDFAKELNPDQFAAITHGDGPQLVLAGAGSGKTRVITYRVAWLVQERGVDPASIVAVTFTNKAAGEMRDRVERLVNVFPLPTFVGTFHRYALTLLRRYGERVGLPRDFAILDTDDQKRLVVQAMAAEGVSETSFPPRTILAAISGAKNRLLSPAQYEREAKDFFEQRVARVYRRYQSLVAQASGVDFDDMMSLAVKLFTEHKEIADRLRQRTRYLLVDEFQDTNQAQLTLVSELAGANGNLTAVGDEDQGIYRWRGADLTHILEFERHFPGAAVRKLERNYRSTGIILDAANAVVSNNQLRRGKKLWTAAGRGQPIALHRAGDELEEAAWVVETLTRLRGQHALSDMAILVRTNAQTRAFEDEFFRHRIPYTMVGGVRFYERAEIKDLVAYLRLLRNPRDSFSLSRILNVPPRGIGKTTAAMLDERAAKLGATLWDVLEVDPLESFPARATTALRAFRALIHELRATAEELPLPALLDELLAKTGFTDMFRRDNEEEQAKLENIREFLSAAQNFTESKSYGSGEDEDLLTAFLDHVALVSDLDAWDGERGVSLMTLHSAKGLEFPVIFLPGLEDGLLPHWNSQGKSEDLEEERRLFYVGMTRAKERLHLSCCRRRRIAGVYQDQRESPLLAEVPESLLQASASPRIYQTERTRPIEEFYGRPAAAPPLPAAGTRGPKRGSRVRHPTLGQGVVLELEGEGDDAKFTIFFERAGKKKLIARYATLELL, from the coding sequence ATGCCGACTGCTACCCCCATCGATTTCGCCAAAGAGCTCAATCCGGATCAGTTCGCCGCCATCACCCACGGGGATGGGCCGCAGCTCGTCCTCGCCGGCGCCGGCTCCGGGAAGACCCGCGTCATCACCTATCGCGTCGCCTGGCTCGTGCAGGAGCGCGGTGTCGACCCGGCCTCGATCGTCGCCGTCACCTTCACCAACAAGGCGGCGGGCGAGATGCGCGACCGCGTCGAGCGGCTGGTCAACGTCTTTCCCCTGCCGACTTTCGTCGGCACCTTTCACCGCTACGCCCTGACGCTGCTGCGCCGTTACGGCGAGCGCGTCGGGTTGCCGCGCGATTTCGCGATCCTCGATACCGACGACCAGAAGCGCCTGGTGGTTCAGGCGATGGCCGCCGAAGGGGTGTCGGAGACGAGCTTCCCGCCGCGCACGATCCTCGCGGCGATCTCGGGCGCCAAGAACCGCCTGCTCTCGCCGGCTCAATACGAACGTGAAGCGAAGGACTTCTTCGAGCAGCGCGTGGCGCGCGTTTACCGCCGCTACCAGTCTCTGGTCGCACAGGCCTCGGGCGTCGACTTCGACGACATGATGAGCCTCGCGGTGAAGCTCTTCACCGAGCACAAGGAGATCGCCGACCGCCTGCGGCAGCGCACCCGCTACCTGCTGGTCGACGAGTTCCAGGACACCAACCAGGCGCAGCTCACCCTGGTCTCCGAGCTCGCCGGGGCGAACGGCAACCTGACCGCCGTCGGCGACGAGGACCAGGGCATCTATCGCTGGCGCGGCGCTGACCTCACGCACATCCTCGAGTTCGAGCGCCACTTTCCCGGCGCCGCGGTGCGCAAGCTCGAGCGCAACTACCGCTCGACCGGCATCATCCTGGATGCCGCCAACGCCGTGGTCTCGAACAATCAGCTGCGGCGGGGCAAGAAGCTCTGGACGGCCGCGGGCCGCGGCCAGCCGATCGCCCTTCATCGCGCCGGCGACGAGCTCGAGGAGGCGGCCTGGGTGGTCGAAACCCTGACCCGCCTGCGCGGCCAGCACGCGCTCTCGGACATGGCGATCCTGGTGCGCACCAACGCCCAGACGCGAGCTTTCGAGGACGAGTTCTTCCGCCACCGGATTCCGTACACCATGGTCGGCGGAGTGCGCTTCTACGAGCGCGCCGAGATCAAGGACCTGGTCGCCTATCTCCGCCTGCTGCGCAATCCGCGCGACAGCTTCTCGCTGTCGCGGATTCTCAACGTTCCGCCGCGCGGCATCGGCAAGACCACCGCCGCCATGCTCGACGAGCGGGCGGCGAAGCTCGGCGCCACTCTCTGGGACGTTCTCGAGGTCGATCCGCTCGAGAGTTTCCCGGCTCGCGCCACGACCGCGCTGCGCGCTTTTCGGGCGCTCATCCACGAGCTTCGCGCGACCGCCGAGGAGCTCCCGCTGCCGGCGCTCCTCGACGAGCTGCTGGCGAAGACCGGCTTCACCGACATGTTCCGGCGCGACAACGAGGAGGAGCAGGCCAAGCTCGAGAACATCCGCGAGTTCCTCTCGGCGGCACAGAACTTCACCGAGTCGAAGAGCTACGGCAGCGGCGAGGACGAGGACCTTCTCACCGCTTTCCTCGATCACGTCGCCCTGGTCTCCGACCTCGACGCCTGGGACGGCGAGCGCGGCGTCAGCCTGATGACGCTGCACAGCGCCAAGGGTCTCGAGTTTCCGGTCATCTTCCTGCCCGGTCTCGAGGACGGCCTCCTGCCACACTGGAATTCCCAGGGCAAGAGCGAAGACCTCGAGGAGGAACGGCGGCTCTTCTACGTCGGCATGACGCGGGCCAAGGAGCGCCTCCACCTCTCCTGCTGCCGGCGCCGCCGGATCGCCGGCGTCTACCAGGACCAGCGCGAGTCGCCGCTCCTCGCCGAGGTGCCGGAGAGCCTCCTTCAGGCTTCCGCGAGCCCCCGGATCTACCAGACGGAGCGCACTCGGCCGATCGAGGAGTTCTACGGCCGGCCGGCGGCCGCCCCCCCTCTGCCGGCCGCCGGCACTCGCGGCCCCAAGCGCGGCAGCCGCGTCCGCCATCCGACCCTCGGCCAGGGCGTGGTGCTCGAGCTCGAGGGCGAGGGCGACGACGCCAAGTTCACGATCTTCTTCGAGCGCGCCGGCAAGAAGAAGCTGATCGCCCGCTACGCCACGCTCGAGCTGCTCTAG
- a CDS encoding GNAT family N-acetyltransferase — MVANREPRQRRVALRAALPGDAGSLFAWRAEESVRRHQPLQESSVGELRADLARQRMEDLYRGRGERFQWIVLVDGESAGWITLAILSWEHGLAEIGYALATEYQGMRLMSEALGQLLPELFVAVGIERLEARCSVENERSASVLEGLGFLREGRLRSYFSLHGSRIDNYLYALLREEFLARTAH; from the coding sequence ATGGTGGCCAACCGCGAACCCCGTCAACGCCGCGTGGCCCTGCGTGCGGCGCTGCCCGGCGATGCCGGGAGTCTCTTCGCCTGGCGGGCGGAGGAGTCGGTGCGGCGCCACCAGCCGCTGCAGGAGTCGTCCGTCGGCGAGCTGCGGGCGGACCTCGCGCGCCAGCGCATGGAGGATCTCTACCGCGGGCGGGGGGAGCGCTTCCAGTGGATCGTTCTGGTCGACGGCGAGTCCGCCGGCTGGATCACGCTCGCGATCCTCTCCTGGGAGCACGGCCTGGCCGAGATCGGCTACGCCCTGGCCACCGAGTATCAGGGGATGCGTCTGATGTCGGAAGCGCTCGGTCAGCTCCTCCCGGAGCTCTTCGTGGCGGTCGGCATCGAGCGTCTCGAAGCCCGCTGCTCGGTCGAGAACGAGCGCTCGGCGAGCGTCCTCGAGGGGCTCGGATTTCTCCGCGAAGGGCGTCTGCGCAGCTACTTCTCGCTCCACGGCAGCCGGATCGACAACTACCTCTACGCCCTGCTGCGCGAAGAGTTCCTGGCGCGCACCGCGCACTGA
- the truA gene encoding tRNA pseudouridine(38-40) synthase TruA: MPSLPPFVDDRPRDHAVPEGHLRYRLDIAYVGAGYGGWQRQPNADTVQARVEAAVGELVGEEVAVVGASRTDAGVHARAQVAHVDLGRPFSLRGLVHGTNHLLPAGIRILAARVAPEGFHARFSATAKEYAYRIRPGRFLPPALAPFVLAVPARLDLERLQAATLRLPGRHDFSCFALAGGSHRSPVRTLLRAAWEEEDSGLTLRITGDGFLRGMVRSLVGTLLEVALGQRSPDGLAALLEGGDRGAAGPTAPAHGLTLERIDYRAGG, from the coding sequence GTGCCGAGTCTGCCGCCCTTCGTCGACGACCGTCCCCGCGACCACGCGGTGCCGGAGGGTCACCTGCGCTATCGCCTCGACATCGCCTACGTCGGCGCCGGCTACGGCGGCTGGCAGCGCCAGCCGAACGCCGACACCGTGCAGGCGCGCGTCGAGGCTGCGGTCGGGGAGCTCGTCGGCGAAGAGGTCGCCGTGGTCGGTGCGAGCCGGACCGATGCCGGCGTCCACGCCCGTGCCCAGGTGGCGCACGTCGATCTCGGCCGGCCGTTCTCGCTCCGGGGGCTGGTCCACGGCACCAATCACCTGCTGCCGGCCGGCATCCGGATTCTCGCCGCGCGAGTGGCGCCCGAGGGCTTCCACGCCCGCTTCTCGGCAACCGCCAAGGAGTACGCCTACCGCATCCGGCCGGGACGCTTCTTGCCGCCGGCGCTCGCGCCGTTCGTTCTCGCCGTCCCCGCTCGGCTCGACCTCGAACGCTTGCAGGCAGCGACGCTGCGCCTGCCGGGGAGGCACGACTTCTCCTGCTTCGCTCTCGCCGGTGGCAGCCACCGCTCCCCCGTGCGCACGCTCTTGCGGGCCGCCTGGGAGGAGGAGGACTCCGGCCTCACGCTGCGAATTACGGGCGACGGCTTTCTGCGCGGCATGGTGCGGAGCCTCGTCGGCACCCTGCTCGAGGTCGCCCTCGGCCAGCGCTCCCCGGACGGCCTCGCGGCGCTGCTCGAGGGCGGCGACCGCGGCGCCGCCGGACCGACCGCCCCGGCGCACGGACTGACGCTCGAACGGATCGACTACCGGGCCGGGGGATAG
- the uppS gene encoding di-trans,poly-cis-decaprenylcistransferase has translation MSEPLLRVEPGSLEETLLRQVDRSRLPRHVAIIMDGNGRWAGKRFLPRIEGHRAGVQAVRETVESAARLGVEVLTLYAFSIENWKRPRHEVWTLMNLLKEFLRREIRTLVDNDIRLHIVGRWRELDPSVVATLEEALARTAGGRRMVFNIALNYSGRCEIVDACRRLLDRRAAGEAIELDEATLSGALETAGQPDPDLLIRTSGEMRVSNFLLWQIAYSEIVVTATLWPDFRLRHLLEAIVTFQGRERRFGGLDAPPGPAAENGRSDGRDGSVAGAERSERSGEAATPNPSAATAQTSNPS, from the coding sequence ATGTCCGAGCCGCTGCTGCGGGTAGAACCCGGATCGCTGGAAGAGACCCTGCTGCGTCAGGTCGACCGCAGCCGGTTGCCGCGCCACGTCGCCATCATCATGGACGGCAACGGACGCTGGGCCGGCAAACGCTTCCTGCCGCGCATCGAGGGTCACCGCGCCGGCGTTCAGGCGGTGCGCGAAACCGTCGAGAGCGCCGCCCGCCTGGGGGTCGAGGTCCTGACCCTCTACGCCTTCTCGATCGAGAACTGGAAGCGGCCGCGGCACGAGGTCTGGACGCTCATGAACCTCCTCAAGGAGTTTCTCCGGCGCGAGATCCGCACTCTGGTCGACAACGACATCCGGCTGCACATCGTGGGCCGCTGGCGCGAGCTCGACCCGTCGGTCGTCGCCACTCTCGAGGAGGCGCTCGCCCGGACCGCCGGGGGCAGGCGCATGGTGTTCAACATCGCGCTCAACTACTCGGGCCGCTGCGAAATCGTGGACGCCTGCCGGAGGCTCCTCGACCGGCGAGCGGCGGGGGAAGCGATCGAGCTCGACGAGGCCACGCTTTCGGGCGCGCTCGAGACCGCCGGGCAGCCGGACCCCGATCTGCTCATCCGGACCTCGGGCGAGATGCGGGTATCGAACTTTCTGCTCTGGCAGATCGCCTACTCCGAGATCGTCGTCACTGCGACCCTCTGGCCCGACTTCCGGCTGCGCCATCTCCTCGAGGCGATCGTCACCTTCCAGGGACGCGAACGCCGTTTCGGAGGCCTCGATGCCCCCCCCGGCCCGGCCGCGGAGAACGGCCGCAGCGATGGCAGGGATGGCAGCGTCGCCGGCGCAGAACGCAGCGAGCGCTCCGGGGAGGCGGCGACGCCGAATCCCTCCGCCGCCACCGCGCAGACCTCCAACCCGAGCTGA
- a CDS encoding phosphatidate cytidylyltransferase produces the protein MKRLLTAAIGVPAALFAVFRFPEWAFLLLLLVVFEWAAIEFLAMVRPLAPQAPWRLLLVTAPLAAVAVERALASGLAQGSRLDAHWLLALAAAIAIVPPVAVLVTRTPIEQAVPASAILGWATLYFAAPVASLVLLQQRDPWIFFLLLAIVWLGDTAAYYVGSTWGRHRLAPVVSPKKSWEGAIAGLATSLAATAIWSLWRQGAVDPALLAVGLVTAIASQFGDLVESLVKRAANVKDSGAILPGHGGMFDRFDAMFLAAPVMLLALWAARVELTR, from the coding sequence ATGAAACGTCTCCTCACGGCCGCCATCGGCGTGCCTGCCGCCCTCTTCGCCGTCTTCCGCTTTCCCGAGTGGGCCTTCCTCCTCCTGCTGCTGGTGGTCTTCGAGTGGGCGGCGATCGAGTTCCTGGCCATGGTGCGGCCGCTCGCGCCGCAGGCCCCCTGGCGCCTCCTCTTGGTCACCGCCCCGCTCGCTGCGGTGGCGGTCGAGCGGGCGCTTGCGAGCGGCCTCGCCCAGGGCTCGCGGCTCGACGCGCACTGGCTGCTGGCGCTCGCGGCCGCGATCGCGATCGTGCCGCCGGTGGCGGTCCTCGTCACCCGCACACCGATCGAGCAGGCGGTGCCGGCGTCGGCCATCCTGGGCTGGGCCACGCTCTACTTCGCCGCGCCGGTTGCGAGTCTCGTCCTCCTGCAGCAGCGCGACCCATGGATCTTCTTCCTGCTGCTCGCTATCGTCTGGCTCGGCGACACCGCCGCCTACTACGTCGGCTCGACCTGGGGAAGGCACCGCCTGGCGCCGGTCGTCTCTCCGAAGAAGTCGTGGGAGGGGGCCATCGCCGGGCTCGCGACCTCGCTCGCTGCGACCGCCATCTGGTCGCTCTGGCGGCAGGGGGCCGTCGATCCGGCGCTCCTCGCCGTCGGCCTGGTGACGGCGATCGCGAGCCAGTTCGGCGATCTCGTCGAATCGCTGGTCAAACGAGCCGCGAACGTCAAGGATTCTGGCGCCATCCTGCCCGGGCACGGCGGTATGTTCGACCGCTTCGATGCCATGTTCCTCGCGGCACCGGTCATGCTCCTCGCGCTCTGGGCGGCTCGCGTCGAGCTCACGCGATGA
- a CDS encoding 1-deoxy-D-xylulose-5-phosphate reductoisomerase produces MQRLALLGATGSIGDSTVEVVRHHPGRLAISTIGALGRNPEALLALAREFRPRLIAVVDPKVARDIRPELPPGVEIAAGPEALVAAATHPAVDKVVAAIVGAAGLPPVAAALAAGKSVALANKESLVVAGRLLTDLAHANGVEIVPIDSEHVALHQALRCGTRTEVRRLVLTASGGPFLHRDPATFASIGREEALRHPTWSMGAKISIDSATLVNKGLELIEASHLFGVPPEAIDVVIHPRSLVHSMVEFRDGSWMAQLSVNDMIFPIQYALAYPERWPNEFPRLALAELGTLEFLPLDNRRFPAVQMARAALAAGESAPAVLNAANEVAVHAFLDGRIGYTDILAIISDVLESHRPAGVADLEAALEWDRWGRERAAGALSKRSR; encoded by the coding sequence ATTCAGCGCCTCGCGCTGCTCGGCGCCACCGGCTCGATCGGCGACTCCACGGTCGAGGTCGTCCGGCATCATCCCGGGCGCCTCGCGATCTCGACCATCGGCGCCCTGGGCAGGAATCCCGAGGCGCTGCTCGCGCTGGCACGGGAGTTTCGCCCGCGGCTCATCGCGGTCGTCGACCCGAAGGTAGCGCGCGACATCCGGCCGGAGCTGCCTCCCGGAGTCGAGATCGCCGCCGGGCCCGAGGCCCTCGTCGCCGCCGCCACGCACCCCGCGGTCGACAAGGTCGTGGCGGCCATCGTCGGGGCCGCGGGCCTTCCTCCGGTCGCCGCGGCGCTCGCGGCGGGCAAGTCGGTCGCCCTGGCCAACAAGGAGTCGCTGGTCGTCGCCGGCCGGCTGCTGACCGACCTCGCGCACGCCAACGGCGTCGAGATCGTGCCGATCGACAGCGAGCACGTCGCCCTTCACCAGGCTCTGCGTTGCGGCACCCGCACGGAGGTTCGGCGGCTCGTCCTGACGGCCTCCGGTGGACCGTTCCTGCATCGCGATCCGGCGACCTTCGCGTCCATCGGCAGAGAGGAGGCGCTGCGGCATCCGACCTGGTCGATGGGCGCCAAGATCAGCATCGACTCCGCGACCCTGGTCAACAAGGGGCTCGAGCTCATCGAAGCGTCGCACCTGTTCGGCGTCCCGCCCGAGGCGATCGACGTCGTCATCCACCCGCGCTCCCTGGTGCACTCCATGGTCGAGTTCCGCGACGGCTCCTGGATGGCGCAGCTCTCGGTCAACGACATGATCTTCCCGATTCAATACGCGCTCGCCTATCCCGAACGTTGGCCGAACGAGTTCCCGCGCCTCGCGCTCGCCGAGCTCGGCACGCTCGAGTTCCTGCCGCTCGACAACCGGCGCTTCCCGGCGGTCCAGATGGCGCGCGCAGCGCTCGCCGCGGGCGAGAGTGCGCCGGCCGTCCTGAACGCCGCCAACGAGGTGGCCGTCCACGCCTTCCTGGACGGCCGGATCGGCTACACCGACATCCTCGCCATCATCTCGGACGTCCTCGAGAGCCATCGCCCGGCGGGGGTCGCCGACCTCGAAGCGGCCCTCGAGTGGGATCGCTGGGGACGCGAGCGCGCCGCCGGGGCGCTTTCCAAGCGCTCGCGGTAG
- the rseP gene encoding RIP metalloprotease RseP, translated as MLHLLSNTAAFIFALGVIIFVHEAGHLLVAKAFGMKVLAFSLGFGKRLFGWQIGETEYKVSLVPLGGYVKLSGEEPGESTDDPRDFLNQPRWQRILVYLAGPLMNGVLSILLIAGLFMVGIEVPALQSVPSVIGTVEPDSPGADAGLLAGDEIVAIDGQKVSRWQDVAFTVLTGIGKPLEFEIERDGERSKVRVTPEKPADFDFGDAGIYPKLLPRIGDIVAGGPAEAAGFRLGDEVRSLDGRPLGSPADFVDYIEKHTGTAVVVEVLRAGALTHLSVVPADQGGKGRIGVRLTVAQRYPPLAALRESVRFNYDIAKQTLAVIGKIFKREVAAKSALAGPIEIAAQSGAAARTGFKNLLYLMGVLSLSIGLLNLFPIPVLDGGQITILLIESVMRRDLSMAVKERIAQVGLALVVLLMVTVLYFDLSKNLLGK; from the coding sequence ATGCTCCACCTCCTATCCAATACCGCCGCCTTCATCTTCGCCCTAGGCGTCATCATCTTCGTCCACGAAGCCGGCCACCTCCTGGTCGCCAAGGCCTTTGGAATGAAGGTGCTCGCCTTCTCTCTCGGCTTCGGGAAGCGCCTGTTCGGCTGGCAGATCGGCGAAACCGAGTACAAGGTCTCGCTGGTGCCCCTCGGCGGCTACGTCAAGCTCTCGGGCGAAGAACCCGGGGAATCGACCGACGACCCGCGCGACTTCCTCAACCAGCCGCGCTGGCAGCGCATCCTGGTCTATCTCGCCGGCCCACTGATGAACGGCGTGCTCTCGATTCTGCTGATCGCCGGGCTGTTCATGGTGGGCATCGAGGTGCCGGCGCTGCAGAGCGTGCCGTCGGTCATCGGCACGGTCGAGCCGGACTCGCCGGGCGCCGATGCCGGCCTCCTGGCCGGCGACGAGATCGTCGCCATCGACGGCCAGAAAGTGAGCCGCTGGCAGGACGTGGCGTTCACCGTCCTCACCGGCATCGGCAAGCCTCTCGAGTTCGAGATCGAACGCGATGGCGAGCGCAGCAAGGTCCGCGTCACGCCCGAGAAGCCCGCGGACTTCGACTTCGGCGACGCCGGCATCTACCCGAAGCTGCTGCCGCGGATCGGCGACATCGTCGCCGGCGGGCCCGCCGAGGCCGCCGGATTCCGCCTCGGTGACGAAGTGCGAAGCCTCGATGGGCGCCCCCTGGGAAGCCCCGCCGACTTCGTGGACTACATCGAGAAACACACCGGGACGGCGGTCGTGGTGGAGGTCCTGCGCGCCGGCGCGCTCACCCACCTCTCCGTGGTGCCGGCGGATCAGGGCGGCAAGGGGCGCATCGGCGTGCGGCTGACCGTCGCGCAGCGCTATCCACCGCTCGCGGCGCTGCGCGAAAGCGTGCGCTTCAACTACGACATTGCCAAGCAGACGCTGGCGGTCATCGGCAAGATCTTCAAGCGCGAAGTGGCGGCGAAGAGCGCGCTCGCAGGGCCGATCGAGATCGCCGCCCAGTCCGGCGCCGCGGCGCGCACCGGGTTCAAGAACCTGCTCTATCTGATGGGGGTTCTGAGCCTCTCCATCGGACTGTTGAATCTCTTCCCGATCCCGGTGCTCGACGGCGGTCAGATCACCATCCTGCTGATCGAGAGCGTGATGCGCCGCGATCTCTCCATGGCCGTCAAGGAGCGCATCGCCCAGGTGGGGCTCGCGCTAGTGGTGCTCTTGATGGTCACCGTTCTCTACTTCGATCTCTCCAAGAACCTGCTCGGCAAGTAG
- a CDS encoding deoxyribonuclease IV gives MKTTENRGQSPKKRGQSPLLGAHVSVAGGLAEGVRRGTDLACEALQIFVKSPSQWQSKALLPEDALAFRTAHAASAIGPVVAHAAYLINLAAPDPQILAKSRAALADELRRCAALGVPALVVHPGAHLGTGVEEGLTAIARSLDAVDAGLGDCPTRVLLEITAGQGTVLGSRLEHLGAIRSRAASRDRLGICLDTCHAFAAGYAIDSAAGWDDFLAELDAHLGFDLVGGVHLNDSVGALGSHKDRHANLGEGCLGVEPFRRLLAEPRLRHAPMILETPFGDDELGHARDLAILRGLI, from the coding sequence ATGAAGACGACAGAGAATCGGGGACAGTCCCCAAAGAAGCGGGGACAGTCCCCGCTTCTCGGCGCGCACGTCTCGGTAGCCGGGGGGCTCGCCGAAGGCGTGCGGCGGGGCACCGATCTGGCCTGCGAGGCGCTCCAGATCTTCGTCAAGAGCCCGAGCCAGTGGCAGAGCAAAGCGCTGCTGCCGGAGGACGCCCTGGCCTTTCGCACCGCGCACGCAGCGAGCGCGATCGGGCCGGTCGTCGCGCACGCGGCCTATCTCATCAACCTCGCTGCACCCGATCCGCAGATCCTGGCGAAGTCGCGCGCCGCCCTCGCCGACGAGCTGCGTCGTTGTGCGGCGCTCGGTGTCCCGGCGCTGGTGGTGCACCCCGGGGCGCACCTCGGAACCGGGGTCGAGGAGGGCCTGACGGCCATTGCCCGGTCGCTCGATGCCGTGGACGCCGGGCTCGGCGACTGCCCCACCCGTGTGTTGCTCGAGATCACGGCCGGGCAGGGGACGGTACTGGGCAGCCGGCTCGAGCATCTGGGGGCGATCCGGTCGCGCGCCGCGAGCCGGGATCGGCTGGGCATCTGCCTCGACACCTGTCATGCCTTCGCCGCCGGCTACGCCATCGACAGCGCTGCCGGCTGGGACGACTTCCTGGCCGAGCTCGACGCTCATCTCGGATTCGACCTCGTCGGCGGGGTCCACCTGAACGATTCGGTCGGAGCGTTGGGGTCGCACAAGGACCGCCACGCCAACCTCGGAGAAGGCTGTCTCGGGGTCGAGCCGTTCCGACGTCTGCTTGCCGAGCCCCGTCTGCGCCACGCACCGATGATCCTCGAGACGCCGTTCGGGGACGACGAGCTCGGGCACGCGCGCGACCTCGCGATCCTGCGCGGTTTGATCTAG
- a CDS encoding PASTA domain-containing protein, with protein MRLVQSLLWGVVLLAVFGATAYLSFNLFVRRGAMTVPELAGLTAEEASRLLVDQGLLFRAAEPAGRWNAEVAEGRVIETRPRAGGFVKRGSAVEVVLSLGVRQASVPNLAGKAMSAAQLTVQSEGLVLGDTLSIASSAGEPGTIVGQDPPPGASVPAGTRIDLLVALDAPADTFVMPDLVYRRYEPVRNYFEGGGFRIGAVKFEPYEGISDGTILRQNPLPGHPLRRRDVISLVVAAAQGALP; from the coding sequence GTGCGGCTCGTACAAAGTCTGCTCTGGGGAGTCGTGCTGCTGGCGGTTTTCGGCGCCACGGCCTATCTCTCGTTCAACCTGTTCGTTCGGCGGGGGGCGATGACCGTGCCGGAGCTCGCCGGCCTCACCGCCGAGGAGGCCTCCCGTCTGCTGGTGGACCAGGGTCTGCTCTTCCGCGCCGCCGAACCCGCCGGGCGCTGGAACGCCGAGGTCGCTGAGGGCCGGGTCATCGAGACCCGTCCCCGCGCCGGCGGCTTCGTCAAGCGCGGCAGCGCGGTGGAAGTCGTGCTCTCCCTGGGAGTGCGGCAGGCCAGTGTGCCGAATCTCGCCGGCAAGGCGATGAGCGCTGCCCAGCTCACTGTCCAGTCCGAGGGGCTCGTGCTCGGCGACACGCTCTCGATCGCGAGCTCAGCGGGTGAGCCCGGAACGATCGTCGGCCAGGACCCGCCTCCCGGAGCGAGCGTCCCCGCCGGCACCCGGATCGACCTGCTGGTTGCGCTGGACGCTCCGGCCGACACCTTCGTCATGCCGGATCTGGTCTATCGGCGCTACGAACCGGTGCGCAACTACTTCGAGGGCGGCGGCTTCCGCATCGGCGCGGTCAAGTTCGAGCCCTACGAAGGCATCTCGGACGGCACGATCCTGCGCCAGAATCCCCTGCCGGGGCACCCGCTCCGTCGGCGGGACGTCATCTCGCTCGTCGTCGCCGCCGCCCAGGGAGCCCTGCCGTGA
- the rpe gene encoding ribulose-phosphate 3-epimerase, with product MIEIAPSLLASDLADLAGAARICEAGGADVLHVDVMDGHFVPNLTIGVPVVAALRRHTRLPLDVHLMVANPERLLGDFLKAGADRISVHWEAATHLDRLLAQIREGGAQAGIALNPATPVELLSDILPSADFVLLMSVNPGFGGQAFLPYVLDKARRLHSSILARRLDLFLEIDGGIGPANIRSVAEAGVRTLVAGSAVFGAPDPVAAQQQLRKLAEGSA from the coding sequence GTGATCGAAATCGCCCCTTCTCTCCTCGCTTCCGACCTCGCGGATCTCGCCGGCGCTGCCCGGATCTGCGAGGCCGGCGGGGCCGACGTTCTCCATGTGGATGTCATGGACGGGCATTTCGTGCCCAACCTGACGATCGGTGTCCCGGTGGTCGCGGCGCTGCGCCGCCACACCCGTTTGCCGCTCGACGTCCACCTGATGGTCGCCAATCCGGAGCGTCTCCTGGGCGATTTCCTGAAGGCCGGGGCTGACCGGATCAGCGTTCACTGGGAGGCCGCGACCCACCTCGACCGCCTGCTCGCCCAGATCCGGGAAGGCGGCGCCCAGGCGGGGATCGCGCTCAACCCGGCGACGCCGGTCGAGCTCCTTTCCGATATCCTGCCGTCGGCCGACTTCGTGCTCCTCATGTCGGTCAATCCGGGATTCGGCGGTCAGGCGTTCCTGCCTTACGTGCTGGACAAGGCGCGGCGCTTGCATTCGTCGATCCTGGCGCGCCGACTCGACCTCTTCCTGGAGATCGACGGGGGCATCGGGCCCGCCAACATCCGCTCCGTGGCCGAAGCCGGGGTGCGCACGCTGGTGGCAGGATCGGCGGTTTTTGGCGCCCCCGATCCGGTCGCCGCACAACAGCAGCTGCGAAAGCTCGCGGAGGGTAGCGCTTGA